From a single Equus asinus isolate D_3611 breed Donkey chromosome 2, EquAss-T2T_v2, whole genome shotgun sequence genomic region:
- the MESD gene encoding LRP chaperone MESD — protein MRGGRGKMAACGWVRAALVLLCASDLLLLPPPRACAAESPAGTPGEAPPPPRKKKKDIRDYNDADMARLLEQWEKDDDIEEGDLPEHKRPSAPIDFSQIDPGKPESILKMTKKGKTLMMFVTVSGSPTEKETEELTSLWQGSLFNANYDVQRFIVGSDRAIFMLRDGSYAWEIKDFLVSQDRCADVTLEGQVYPGKGGGGKEKNKTKQEKGKKKKEGDPKPRASKEDNRAGNKREDL, from the exons ATGCGCGGGGGGCGCGGAAAGATGGCGGCGTGCGGCTGGGTCCGCGCGGCCCTGGTCCTCCTCTGCGCCTcagacctgctgctgctgccgccgccgcggGCCTGCGCGGCCGAGAGCCCGGCCGGGACCCCCGgagaggcgcccccgccgccccggaagaagaagaaggacatCCGCGACTACAACGACGCGGACATGGCGCGGCTCCTGGAGCAATGGGAG AAGGATGACGACATAGAGGAAGGGGACCTCCCAGAGCACAAAAGGCCCTCGGCGCCCATTGACTTCTCGCAGATCGACCCGGGCAAGCCCGAGAGCATCCTGAAGATGACCAAGAAGGGGAAGACCCTCATGATGTTCGTCACCGTGTCGGGGAGCCCCACGGAGAAGGAGACGGAGGAGCTCACCAGCCTGTGGCAGGGCAGCCTCTTCAACGCCAACTACGACGTGCAGAG GTTCATCGTGGGGTCCGACCGCGCCATCTTCATGCTCCGGGATGGGAGCTACGCCTGGGAGATCAAGGACTTTTTGGTCAGTCAGGACAGGTGTGCTGATGTCACGCTGGAGGGACAGGTGTACCCTGGCAAAGGAGGAGGcggcaaagagaaaaacaagaccaAGCAAGAGAagggcaaaaagaagaaagagggagaccCGAAACCTCGGGCTTCGAAGGAAGACAATCGGGctgggaataaaagagaagaccTGTGA